A genomic window from Oceanobacillus timonensis includes:
- the uraA gene encoding uracil permease — protein sequence MKSREIQVHERPPLLQSLPLSLQHLFAMFGSTVLVPLLFDVDPATILMMNGFGTLLYIFITKGKIPGYLGSSFAFISPVTMVLTEGGGYGAALGGFFVVGFVLTLIGVIVKFAGTSWIDVIFPPAAMGAIVAVIGLELVPTAADMAGLLPTADAPRDMTAIIISLLTLGATIIYWVTLRGFLKIIPILLGIVTGYIIAALFGIVEFDAVREAAWIQLPTYYQIEFNWSDILIILPAALVLVPEHIGHLVVTGNIAKKDMIKDPGLDRSLFGNGISTMLSSFFGSTPNTTYGENIGVLAITKVYSTWVIGGAAILAVLLSFCGKLAALISSIPTPVMGGISLLLFGIIAVSGLRMLVEQQVDYNKSQNLILTCVVLAIGVSGASIELGSVELTGMGLATIVAIIISLFFKLLDILHLSNEED from the coding sequence ATGAAATCAAGAGAAATTCAAGTACATGAACGGCCGCCACTATTACAAAGCTTGCCTTTAAGCTTGCAGCATTTATTTGCGATGTTCGGCTCCACGGTTTTAGTACCGCTTTTATTTGATGTAGACCCGGCTACTATTTTAATGATGAATGGTTTCGGAACGCTATTATATATCTTTATTACAAAAGGGAAAATTCCGGGATATTTAGGGTCTAGTTTTGCGTTTATTTCGCCTGTTACAATGGTTCTGACAGAAGGAGGAGGCTACGGTGCTGCGTTAGGTGGTTTCTTCGTTGTTGGTTTTGTTTTAACGCTCATTGGCGTGATTGTCAAATTTGCTGGTACAAGCTGGATTGATGTGATTTTTCCGCCTGCAGCCATGGGAGCCATTGTTGCCGTTATCGGCCTTGAGCTGGTACCAACAGCTGCGGATATGGCTGGATTATTGCCGACAGCTGATGCCCCGAGAGATATGACGGCAATAATCATCTCTTTACTGACATTAGGCGCAACGATTATTTATTGGGTGACTTTAAGAGGATTTTTAAAAATTATTCCGATACTGCTTGGAATTGTGACTGGTTATATCATTGCGGCATTGTTTGGCATTGTTGAATTTGACGCAGTTCGTGAAGCAGCCTGGATTCAGCTGCCTACTTATTATCAAATTGAATTTAACTGGTCTGATATTTTGATTATCCTGCCGGCAGCCCTTGTCCTTGTGCCGGAGCATATTGGCCACTTAGTAGTGACAGGGAATATCGCAAAGAAAGACATGATAAAGGATCCTGGTTTGGATCGTTCCTTATTCGGTAATGGTATCTCCACGATGCTTTCCAGCTTTTTCGGATCGACACCAAACACGACATATGGTGAAAATATTGGTGTTCTTGCGATTACCAAAGTATATTCTACATGGGTTATCGGCGGTGCTGCGATATTAGCGGTTCTTCTTTCCTTCTGTGGGAAGTTGGCTGCATTAATTTCTTCCATACCGACGCCAGTTATGGGCGGTATCTCTTTACTGCTGTTTGGTATTATCGCGGTAAGCGGTTTGCGTATGCTTGTAGAGCAGCAGGTTGATTACAATAAATCACAAAATTTAATTCTGACCTGTGTTGTATTAGCCATCGGCGTCAGCGGAGCCAGCATCGAACTGGGGTCCGTAGAGCTGACAGGAATGGGATTGGCAACGATTGTAGCCATTATCATCAGCTTGTTCTTTAAACTATTGGATATATTACATTTATCCAATGAAGAAGACTAA
- a CDS encoding M20 metallopeptidase family protein codes for MDIKAASLFEKLILWRRHLHEHPELSFEETETAQFVAAELFKIENVLVERKIGGNGVVATLTTGEGPTIALRADMDALPIQEKNHHSFVSKHDGVMHACGHDAHTAMLLGAVHILAEQFREGQLTGTVKFIFQPAEESTDKHGLSGAPYMIQAGAIQDVDAIIALHVCPWHPVGTVQMNNGFSMANVDVFEATIRGTGGHGGYPHLAKDPLWMLGFVLQSFYGTVGRRISPLDVVAASIGKIEAGSVSNVIPSEVHIEGTLRSYAPETREKLATEVKNIFRVVETFGGSFEFELKEGEPALNNHIEINTLIEGAIRKLYPNMQIHWGPFGMGGEDFGYMTEQIPGAMFFLGCSLADGLHRDLHTPIFDLDERCLPLGTDILVATVNKFFNHEELHQPLKRHSIEKGA; via the coding sequence ATGGACATAAAAGCTGCATCTTTGTTTGAAAAGTTAATCTTATGGCGTAGACACTTACACGAACATCCGGAATTGAGCTTTGAAGAAACGGAGACAGCACAGTTTGTTGCTGCAGAACTATTCAAGATAGAAAATGTTTTGGTGGAAAGAAAAATAGGAGGTAACGGTGTTGTAGCAACATTAACGACAGGAGAGGGGCCGACGATTGCGCTCAGAGCGGATATGGATGCATTGCCAATTCAAGAGAAGAACCATCATTCCTTTGTGTCTAAGCACGATGGCGTCATGCATGCATGTGGACACGATGCCCATACAGCAATGCTCTTAGGTGCTGTTCATATATTAGCGGAACAATTCCGGGAAGGGCAATTAACCGGCACGGTGAAATTTATCTTTCAGCCTGCGGAGGAGAGTACAGACAAACATGGACTTTCCGGTGCGCCTTATATGATTCAAGCCGGGGCGATCCAAGATGTGGATGCAATTATTGCGCTTCATGTTTGCCCGTGGCATCCTGTTGGCACCGTTCAAATGAATAATGGTTTTAGCATGGCAAATGTAGATGTCTTTGAAGCGACAATCCGAGGAACAGGAGGGCATGGCGGTTATCCGCATTTGGCTAAGGATCCATTATGGATGCTTGGTTTTGTTTTACAATCATTTTATGGAACGGTAGGAAGAAGGATTTCTCCTCTGGATGTTGTTGCCGCAAGTATTGGGAAAATAGAGGCTGGCAGCGTCAGCAATGTCATTCCTTCTGAAGTTCATATAGAAGGTACGTTGCGATCTTATGCACCAGAAACAAGGGAAAAACTGGCGACAGAAGTAAAAAATATTTTCAGGGTAGTGGAAACATTCGGCGGCTCTTTTGAATTTGAATTAAAAGAGGGAGAGCCGGCTTTAAATAATCATATAGAAATCAATACGCTGATTGAAGGGGCCATTCGTAAACTATATCCAAATATGCAGATTCATTGGGGCCCATTTGGAATGGGCGGAGAAGACTTTGGTTATATGACGGAACAAATACCGGGGGCAATGTTTTTTCTCGGCTGTTCCTTAGCGGATGGTTTGCATCGGGATTTGCATACACCCATTTTTGATTTGGATGAAAGATGTTTGCCGCTTGGCACAGATATTTTGGTGGCAACGGTTAATAAGTTCTTCAATCATGAAGAATTACATCAACCTTTAAAAAGACATTCTATAGAGAAAGGTGCGTGA
- a CDS encoding PucR family transcriptional regulator has protein sequence MACTVKEIVNLHIFNIANIKAGKAFLDKRQVDWTAVIESPVENFVRKQEFVLTTGMGCAGDPTLLFQFVKDVYESGASALAIAIGRYIFDIPAEIIRFAEENEFILIELPWELRFADIQRETMKEINLRQEQFSQNAIHIQKMLIDFVIQGKDLKDILLYVERELHCVIIFADRKGRLKSSKENPEEIIQLWNDFEVKEEMDIDESVYRQVQKMPYKDGYLLKKDIAAQSDDLVDGYFIILVEDHTFLNHHMLQVLESLSAAVALWISREDAIVRTEIRLRNEFIWGLAKTPDKSLDKNVQSRATLFGYNLHVPYICMVGYSENLGDLTREQFNGTDFGFKSIIYYIEEEVRYAASIVNKQVAFTFDNDQLIIFLEAQGDTQSTVHQFLNVVDKRLNMLISGMLFTWGIGMHKDGRMEFYQSYKKAHSALDIGLKLNSPGERINFEDTQLNRLLLHLANNAEVKDITLSTIAPLIEYQEKREMNLIDTFIAYDNQNGNVSQASRVLNLHRQSLLYRLRKIESLTNLSLDNPDDVFLLKISIKVWLTGTLKKDRERNSLQNLGE, from the coding sequence ATGGCTTGTACAGTGAAAGAAATAGTGAATCTCCACATTTTTAATATTGCTAACATAAAAGCTGGTAAGGCGTTTTTAGACAAAAGACAAGTTGACTGGACGGCTGTCATCGAAAGCCCCGTAGAAAATTTTGTCCGGAAACAGGAGTTTGTTCTAACAACTGGTATGGGCTGTGCAGGGGATCCTACATTACTTTTCCAATTTGTTAAAGATGTATATGAATCAGGTGCATCGGCATTAGCAATAGCTATTGGTCGATACATTTTTGATATACCAGCAGAAATCATCCGTTTTGCAGAAGAAAATGAATTTATTTTAATTGAATTGCCCTGGGAATTAAGGTTTGCTGATATTCAAAGGGAAACCATGAAAGAAATCAATTTGAGGCAGGAGCAGTTTTCTCAAAATGCCATACACATTCAAAAGATGTTGATTGATTTTGTGATTCAAGGTAAAGACTTAAAGGATATTCTCCTGTATGTGGAACGTGAATTGCATTGTGTTATTATTTTTGCAGATAGAAAAGGACGCCTGAAATCTTCTAAAGAAAATCCAGAAGAAATCATTCAATTATGGAATGATTTCGAAGTGAAAGAAGAAATGGACATCGATGAATCTGTCTACCGTCAAGTTCAAAAAATGCCTTATAAAGATGGTTATTTACTGAAGAAAGACATTGCGGCTCAATCGGATGATTTAGTGGACGGTTATTTTATTATTCTCGTAGAAGATCATACGTTTCTGAATCATCATATGTTACAAGTGCTGGAAAGTCTTTCGGCAGCTGTAGCTTTATGGATTTCCCGGGAAGATGCTATTGTCAGGACAGAGATTCGATTGCGCAATGAGTTTATTTGGGGGTTAGCTAAAACCCCGGACAAAAGTTTGGATAAAAATGTTCAATCACGCGCGACATTATTTGGGTACAATTTACATGTTCCCTATATATGTATGGTTGGTTATTCAGAAAATTTGGGTGACTTAACAAGAGAGCAATTTAATGGAACAGACTTTGGTTTTAAAAGTATTATTTATTATATTGAAGAGGAAGTTAGATATGCTGCATCGATTGTCAATAAACAAGTTGCGTTTACTTTTGACAATGATCAGCTTATTATTTTCTTGGAAGCGCAAGGTGATACACAGAGCACCGTTCATCAATTTTTAAATGTAGTAGATAAACGATTGAATATGTTAATATCCGGGATGCTTTTTACTTGGGGAATCGGCATGCACAAAGATGGAAGGATGGAATTTTATCAAAGCTATAAAAAAGCGCATTCTGCATTAGATATCGGTTTAAAGCTAAACAGTCCGGGCGAGAGAATTAATTTTGAAGATACACAGCTGAACCGTTTATTATTGCATCTTGCCAACAATGCTGAAGTAAAGGATATTACATTATCGACCATAGCGCCGCTGATAGAATATCAAGAAAAAAGAGAGATGAACTTAATCGATACGTTTATAGCGTATGACAATCAAAATGGGAATGTGAGCCAAGCTTCCCGAGTCCTGAATTTACACCGTCAGTCTTTACTGTATCGATTACGAAAAATTGAAAGCCTGACCAATTTGTCTCTGGATAATCCGGATGATGTTTTTTTATTGAAAATCAGTATCAAAGTATGGTTGACTGGCACCTTAAAAAAAGATAGAGAAAGAAATTCTTTACAAAACCTTGGTGAATAG
- a CDS encoding YtzH-like family protein yields the protein MQVQLSLQNKLQLLCDILDEHQSGSCVSLNEHAQLERLAASLLAHENLSGQDIQNVLTNIQQYGKDGTAASDLSMHIDNHQEQFSHWINTVQQNL from the coding sequence ATGCAAGTGCAACTATCTTTACAAAACAAGCTGCAATTACTCTGTGACATTTTGGACGAACATCAATCCGGTTCCTGCGTGTCACTTAATGAACATGCCCAATTGGAACGTCTCGCTGCTTCCCTATTAGCGCATGAAAATTTATCTGGTCAAGATATCCAAAACGTCCTGACAAATATTCAACAATATGGTAAGGACGGGACCGCTGCATCTGATTTATCCATGCATATTGATAACCACCAGGAACAGTTTTCGCATTGGATTAACACCGTCCAGCAAAACCTGTAA
- a CDS encoding Zn-dependent hydrolase has protein sequence MKSNQERIEKHIKTLSEYTATPNEGTTRLTYSKEDLQARNYIKSQMKAYGLEVREDGLGNIFGKLEGEKKGAPSVIVGSHFDSVPHGGDYDGPAGVIAGLEIAALFQENKVKPAYPLEIIAMIEEEGSRFGGGLMGSRGIVGYLHKEDLEQLKDKDGISVPEAMKQIGLDPSLEVKRDPETIKAFLEMHIEQGPILEEEQLSVGVVESIVGLTQLEVTISGKAGHAGTTPMDRRSDALVAAANIIGKLPQIAIEEGEGTVTTVGRHQVFPNGANVIPDKVVFSVDIRSSKETHIKNVVQKVKDVIRAYESDGVQATVEQSLYMQPKELDQDIRSLLKTSAEQLGTSYTNMHSGAGHDAMVLSDITDVGLIFVPSKDGLSHCPEEWTAIHELAAGIDVLYETALKLTEES, from the coding sequence ATGAAATCGAATCAGGAAAGAATTGAAAAACATATTAAAACGTTAAGTGAATATACCGCGACACCGAATGAGGGGACAACCCGGTTAACTTACAGCAAAGAAGATTTACAAGCCCGTAATTATATCAAATCCCAGATGAAAGCTTATGGATTAGAAGTACGGGAGGATGGTCTCGGTAATATTTTTGGAAAATTGGAAGGTGAGAAAAAAGGGGCACCGAGTGTGATTGTAGGTTCCCATTTTGATAGTGTTCCGCATGGTGGAGATTATGATGGACCAGCCGGTGTGATAGCCGGTTTAGAAATTGCTGCCTTATTTCAGGAAAACAAAGTGAAACCTGCTTATCCATTAGAGATTATTGCGATGATTGAGGAGGAAGGTTCCAGATTTGGCGGCGGTTTGATGGGTTCCAGAGGAATTGTCGGCTATCTTCACAAGGAGGATCTCGAGCAGTTGAAAGATAAGGACGGTATTTCGGTTCCGGAAGCGATGAAACAAATTGGTTTAGATCCTTCCTTAGAAGTGAAACGGGATCCGGAAACCATCAAAGCATTTTTAGAAATGCATATTGAACAGGGTCCTATCTTAGAAGAGGAGCAACTTTCTGTTGGCGTTGTCGAATCGATTGTCGGGCTGACACAGCTGGAAGTAACGATTAGCGGGAAAGCAGGACATGCTGGTACAACTCCGATGGACCGGCGCTCGGATGCTTTAGTGGCAGCTGCGAATATCATCGGAAAACTTCCGCAGATTGCCATAGAAGAAGGCGAAGGAACGGTGACAACAGTAGGAAGACATCAGGTATTTCCGAATGGAGCGAATGTTATTCCGGATAAAGTTGTTTTCTCTGTTGATATTCGTTCCAGTAAAGAAACACATATCAAAAATGTCGTACAAAAAGTAAAAGATGTCATTCGTGCTTATGAATCGGATGGGGTGCAGGCTACCGTAGAACAATCCTTGTACATGCAGCCTAAGGAGCTGGATCAGGATATTCGGTCGCTGCTGAAAACATCTGCTGAACAGCTTGGAACTTCGTACACCAATATGCACAGCGGAGCAGGCCATGATGCGATGGTTCTTTCTGACATCACGGATGTCGGCTTAATTTTTGTTCCTAGTAAAGACGGGCTCAGTCATTGTCCGGAAGAATGGACAGCAATACATGAACTTGCTGCTGGTATCGATGTATTATATGAAACGGCATTAAAACTAACAGAGGAATCCTAG
- a CDS encoding phosphotransferase family protein, producing MINWLEHALGTGWLVRPAGGLTGEAFIAEKNGKRLFLKRNTSPFLAVLSAEGIVPKLIWTKRIENGDVITAQEWLEGRSLNEEEMKQQAVADLLYKIHHSSELMHMLLKMGKKPTTSDESFSALCLQLEDNGLMYDQEAVEEALGLLELMLPYTRNQNLAVCHCDMNHNNLILTNENIIYLIDWDNATIADPATDIGMLLKWYIPKEDWKEWLINYGIEPDRQWFIRMYWYLLQDNLQFLCWHFDRNERGKVQQRLNELQEINRSIKDFIVS from the coding sequence ATGATTAACTGGCTCGAACATGCTTTAGGTACAGGATGGCTTGTCAGACCTGCCGGTGGTTTGACAGGCGAGGCGTTTATAGCTGAAAAAAATGGAAAGCGGCTGTTTTTGAAACGGAATACGTCCCCTTTCTTAGCGGTACTTTCTGCAGAAGGAATTGTACCAAAGCTAATTTGGACAAAGCGGATAGAAAATGGTGATGTGATTACCGCTCAAGAATGGCTGGAAGGACGTTCCTTGAATGAAGAAGAAATGAAGCAGCAAGCTGTAGCTGATTTGTTATATAAAATACATCATTCCTCGGAATTAATGCACATGCTGCTGAAAATGGGGAAAAAACCGACAACTTCGGATGAGAGTTTTTCTGCGCTTTGTTTACAGTTAGAAGATAACGGGTTGATGTATGACCAAGAAGCAGTAGAGGAAGCACTCGGTTTATTGGAACTTATGCTTCCTTATACCAGAAATCAAAACCTGGCAGTATGTCATTGCGATATGAATCATAACAATTTAATTTTAACAAATGAAAACATCATTTATTTAATTGATTGGGATAATGCAACCATTGCTGATCCTGCAACGGATATTGGTATGCTCTTAAAATGGTATATTCCAAAGGAAGACTGGAAAGAGTGGCTTATCAATTACGGAATAGAGCCGGACAGACAATGGTTTATTCGTATGTACTGGTATCTTCTGCAAGATAACCTGCAATTCTTATGCTGGCACTTTGACCGCAATGAACGTGGGAAAGTCCAGCAAAGATTAAATGAATTGCAGGAAATTAACCGGTCTATTAAAGATTTTATCGTATCTTGA
- the trmB gene encoding tRNA (guanosine(46)-N7)-methyltransferase TrmB: MRQRHKPWADDYLKEKDHIVLENPTIHKGKWKEVFGNDNPVHVEIGSGKGQFITGMAQQYPDVNFIGIEVAKSIIVSAVQKVDAAEVNNVRLLNVDANDIRTLFAENEIGEIYLNFSDPWPKNRHEKRRLTFKHFLEQYQDILSDKGQIVLKTDNRGLFEYSLVSFSEYGMKLKEVNLDLHAIEDAANVKTEYEEKFASLGHVIYRCKATF, from the coding sequence ATGAGACAAAGACATAAACCTTGGGCAGACGATTATTTAAAGGAAAAAGATCATATTGTGTTAGAAAATCCAACGATACATAAAGGCAAGTGGAAAGAAGTATTTGGCAATGACAATCCTGTGCACGTCGAAATCGGATCAGGAAAAGGACAATTTATTACCGGAATGGCACAACAGTATCCGGATGTTAACTTTATCGGTATCGAAGTTGCCAAAAGCATTATTGTCTCCGCTGTTCAAAAAGTAGATGCAGCAGAAGTCAATAATGTACGTCTGTTGAATGTGGACGCCAATGATATTCGCACATTATTTGCAGAAAATGAAATTGGAGAAATTTATTTGAATTTCTCTGACCCTTGGCCAAAAAATCGTCATGAGAAGCGCCGATTAACGTTCAAGCATTTTTTGGAACAGTATCAGGATATTTTATCTGATAAGGGACAAATCGTTCTTAAAACGGATAATCGCGGATTGTTTGAGTATTCGCTGGTTAGCTTTTCTGAATATGGGATGAAGCTGAAAGAAGTAAATTTAGATTTGCACGCTATAGAGGATGCAGCCAATGTGAAGACAGAATATGAAGAAAAGTTTGCTTCGCTGGGACACGTTATCTATCGTTGTAAAGCCACCTTTTAA